A single Amia ocellicauda isolate fAmiCal2 chromosome 9, fAmiCal2.hap1, whole genome shotgun sequence DNA region contains:
- the cog8 gene encoding conserved oligomeric Golgi complex subunit 8, producing the protein MATVDVEDESILASIFKDSFPDKWRDNPDFAAYLSELSSYGVEKLTREPERLAEERAQILQQTRELAFSNYKTFIRTADCTKEIYRDFGRVEGSVSRLLDKLPSFGEKCRAFVTEAEEIGVSRRMNSLTLNRHTEILEILEIPQLMDTCVRNGYYEEALELAAYVKRLEKKHSSLPVIQGIVHEVRQSAQLMLNQLLQQLRSNAQLPICLRVIGYLRRMDVFTEAELRVKFLQARGTWLHSILSAVPEEDPYFHITKTIEACRVHLFDIITQYRAIFSDEDPLLPPGGQAVNEGAIFHGWVVQKVSEFLETLDRDLHRGVGGRLDSLLGQCMYFGLSFSRVGADFRGQLAPMFQRVAIETFCRAVEEAVAKLQEDMNLYTLISMPTMMGSSIPPVMPSTQPGTLQPPMTLLDFPPLACFLNNILAAFNDLRLCCPVALAQDVTQCLEGALLKVTRLILAFQRAEETAFSTRERELFVQFCCAFAEDMVPFLNRCLQVLFPPAQIALILGIPPTQVHKYSSLGCINISTILQPLELILPKKEVLPTVADLASDLDSTVPSDPHIEPAPSPRQDLSLPQPEAPLSLSIAPGTEEGASPQTRAEAQLP; encoded by the exons ATGGCGACCGTGGACGTGGAAGACGAGAGTATCTTGGCTTCAATTTTTAAGGACAGCTTCCCTGACAAGTGGCGGGACAACCCGGACTTCGCGGCGTATTTGTCGGAGCTGAGCTCGTATGGCGTGGAGAAGCTCACCCGGGAGCCGGAGAGGCTGGCGGAGGAGCGGGCGCAGATACTGCAGCAGACCCGGGAGCTGGCCTTCTCCAACTACAAGACGTTCATCCGCACGGCCGACTGCACCAAGGAGATCTACAGAGACTTCGGCCGTGTGGAGGGCAGTGTGTCCCGGCTCCTGGACAAGTTGCCCAGCTTTGGGGAGAAATGCAG GGCCTTTGTGACCGAGGCGGAGGAGATCGGCGTCAGTCGGCGGATGAACAGCCTAACTCTGAACCGCCACACCGAGATCCTGGAGATCCTGGAGATCCCGCAGCTCATGGACACCTGCGTCCGCAATGGCTACTACGAGGAGGCGCTGGAGCTGGCCGCCTACGTCAAGCGGCTGGAGAAGAAGCACTCCTCACTGCCCGTCATCCAG GGCATAGTGCATGAAGTACGCCAGTCTGCCCAGCTCATGCTGaaccagctgctgcagcagctgcgcAGTAATGCCCAGCTGCCAATCTGCCTGCGCGTCATTGGCTACCTGCGGCGGATGGACGTGTTCACAGAGGCCGAGCTGCGGGTGAAGTTCTTGCAGGCGCGGGGCACCTGGCTCCACTCCATCCTGAGCGCTGTCCCTGAAGAGGACCCTTACTTCCACATCACCAAGACCATTGAGGCCTGCCGCGTGCACCTCTTTGACATCATCACCCAGTATCGCGCCATCTTCTCTGACGAGGACCCGCTGCTGCCCCCCGGGGGCCAGGCAGTTAACGAGGGCGCCATCTTCCATGGCTGGGTGGTGCAGAAGGTGTCCGAGTTCCTGGAAACGCTGGACAGGGACCTGCATCGGGGGGTGGGCGGCCGCCTCGACTCGCTCCTAGGCCAGTGCATGTACTTCGGCCTGTCCTTCAGCAGGGTGGGCGCCGATTTCCGTGGTCAGCTGGCACCCATGTTCCAGAGGGTTGCAATAGAGACCTTCTGCAGGGCGGTGGAGGAGGCAGTGGCGAAGTTGCAGGAGGACATGAATCTCTACACTCTGATCTCCATGCCCACCATGATGGGCAGTTCCATCCCCCCTGTGATGCCCAGCACCCAGCCTGGCACCCTACAGCCACCCATGACATTGCTGGACTTCCCTCCGCTGGCCTGTTTCCTCAACAACATCCTGGCAGCCTTCAATGACCTGCGCCTGTGCTGCCCGGTGGCCCTGGCCCAGGATGTGACCCAGTGCCTGGAAGGGGCTCTCCTCAAG GTGACCCGGCTCATCCTGGCGTTCCAGCGGGCTGAGGAGACGGCGTTCAGCACCCGGGAGAGGGAGCTGTTCGTTCAGTTCTGCTGCGCCTTCGCCGAGGACATGGTGCCTTTCCTGAATCGCTGCCTGCAGGTCCTCTTCCCCCCGGCCCAGATTGCACTCATACTGG GAATCCCACCTACCCAGGTCCACAAGTACAGCTCTCTGGGCTGCATCAATATAAGCACCATCCtgcagcctctggagctcatccTACCAAAGAAGGAGGTGCTGCCCACGGTGGCAGACTTAGCCAGCGACTTGGACAGCACAGTACCCAGCGACCCCCACATAGAGCCGGCCCCTAGCCCCCGCCAGGATCTGTCCCTCCCGCAGCCAGAGGCACCGCTTTCCCTCTCCATTGCGCCTGGGACAGAGGAGGGGGCGTCACCGCAGACTAGGGCTGAAGCACAGCTCCCATAG
- the nob1 gene encoding RNA-binding protein NOB1 has protein sequence MSAATVEHVVADAGAFLKKAPLQEIGKNIYTIKEVVNEIRDKETRKSLAFLPYTLQFKEPFPEFVKIVTEFSKKTGDYPSLSATDIKVLALTYQLESEQVGVTHLKKEPEVKIKVCSTQRHPEAPVNIVGFHLPSKKTSEKPAGVRGNSSRTKSSTPAEFNTFQFWRNPLPSIEAELLELLGTEAVSVVDGSKAGTEKVFSGEEARLESQTTRDCEEEEEEEGDTYGGSEEEEDESGGDWITPSNIKQLQVDMGTCETPADVKVGCLTTDFAMQNVLIQIGLHVLSVNGMLIKQARNYILRCHACFKSTTNMTKVFCPHCGNKTLKKIAVTVNEDGSLQMHLSKNPKVLNPKGLKYSLPLPQGGKHANNPHLVQDQHFPQQRLSRKARQKTDVFDPDYVAGVSPFAENDIYSRSAGLNLRDGHSGGGRRRTNPNAARKKFVKKR, from the exons GAGATCGGGAAGAACATTTACACAATAAAAGAAGTTGTGAATGAAATCCGCGACAAGGAGACCAGAAAGAGCTTGGCTTTTCTACCGTATACTCTGCAGTTCAAGGAGCCCTTTCCTGAATTTGTTAAAATAG TAACGGAGTTCTCCAAGAAGACTGGGGACTATCCCAGCCTCTCGGCGACGGACATCAAAGTTCTGGCCCTGACTTACCAGCTGGAATCGGAACAAGTCGGGGTGACACACCTGAAGAAAGAACCAGAAGTAAAG ATAAAAGTATGCAGCACTCAGCGTCACCCAGAAGCACCTGTCAACATCGTTGGGTTCCACCTGCCGTCAAAG AAGACTTCAGAGAAGCCAGCTGGAGTCCGGGGGAATTCCTCTCGGACAAAGAGCTCCACTCCTGCAGAGTTCAATACCTTCCAGTTCTGGAGAAACCCGCTGCCCAGCATTGAGGCCGAGCTGCTGGAGTTACTG GGCACCGAGGCTGTTTCAGTCGTGGACGGCTCCAAGGCAGGCACTGAGAAAGTCTTCTCTGGCGAGGAAGCCCGGCTGGAGTCTCAGACCACCAGGGActgtgaggaagaggaggaggaggagggtgatACATATGGAGGGagcgaggaggaggaagatgaaAGTGGCGGAGACTGGATCACTCCCAGCAACATCAAACAGCTCCAGGTGGACATGGGGACCTGCGAGACTCCGGCAGATGTGAAAGTGGGCTGCCTGACCACAGACTTTGCCATGCAG AATGTCCTCATTCAGATCGGGCTCCACGTGCTCTCAGTCAATGGGATGCTTATTAAGCAGGCCAGGAACTACATCCTGCGATGTCACGCCTGCTTcaa GAGCACAACGAACATGACCAAAGTGTTCTGTCCGCATTGCGGGAATAAGACCCTGAAGAAGATCGCGGTGACGGTCAATGAGGATGGCAGTCTGCAGATGCATCTCTCCAAGAACCCCAAGGTGCTGAACCCCAAGGGACTGAAG TACTCCCTGCCCCTGCCACAAGGAggcaaacatgccaacaaccCCCACCTGGTGCAGGACCAGCACTTCCCCCAGCAGCGGCTGTCCCGCAAGGCGAGGCAGAAGACGGACGTGTTCGACCCAGACTACGTTGCCGGCGTCTCCCCTTTCGCCGAGAATGACATCTATAGCCGGTCGGCGGGGCTCAACCTGCGCGATGGCCACAGCGGGGGGGGGCGCCGCCGGACCAACCCCAACGCGGCCAGGAAAAAATTCGTCAAGAAGAGATGA